CGCCTGCGGCCGTTCGTGCATGCGCGGAACACCGTGCAGGCGATATCCGCCCCGCCCCAGGCAAACGAAGGCCGCCAGGAATCGCGCGGCTGTGCCGGCATTGCCGACAAACAATTCCACCGGCTGCCCCGGCGCCCCGCCCGGCGGAATCCGGCCGCCCTTGCCATAGACGGCAATCGTCCGGTTGCAGGAATCGGCCGGGTCCGGCGCCACGTTCACCATGAAACCGAGTTCCTGCAGACACTCGACCATGATCTGTGTGTCTTCGCTCCACAACGCGCCGCGCAACACCGTCTCGCCATCGGCCAGCGCCGCGAGAATGAGCGCGCGATTGGTGATGCTCTTGGAACCGGGCACGGTGATTTCCGCCCGCGCCGGCCGGGCGCGGGGCACGATTTCGATGAGGTCAGGCAGCGCCATGGGCAACGGTTACTCGGGCGAAGTGTGGCCGGCCCGGTTGCACCACGCGTCGCGCCGCTGCTTGGCCAGGTCAAAAAAATCGGCCAGCGCTTTTTCGTCACCGGCCTGAACGGCGCGCTGCAAACGGCGCAGTTCGGTCATGAACTCGCGCAGGCTGCGCGCCAGATTGGTGCGGTTGGTCACGGCGATGTCGCGCCACATTTCGGGCGAGCCGGACGCGATGCGCGTCGTGTCGCGGAAGCCGGTCGCGCAGAGCAGCGGCTGCGCCGCGGCACTGTGACCAAGCGTGTAGTTCACCAGCTGGCAGGCCAGCAAATGCGGCAAATGACTGGAACGGGCAACGAGCTGGTCATGCACCGCCGGCGCCAGTTTCAACACCCGGGCATCGAGACCGGCCCACAGCTCCGTCACAGCCCGCACAGCGCGACGGTTGGATTTGGGCGTTGGCGTCACCACGCAGACCGCGCCGGAATAAAGATCGGGACGCGCCGCGGACACGCCCATTTTTTCGGAACCGGCCATGGGATGACTCCCCACGAAATGGGCACGCGCCCGGGCCGCAATGGGTTCGAGCTGACGAACCACTTCCCCTTTGACACTGCCGACGTCGGTGATGATGGCGCCGGGCCGGAGATGTGGGATGAG
The window above is part of the Verrucomicrobiia bacterium genome. Proteins encoded here:
- a CDS encoding prephenate dehydrogenase, encoding MHWKKVTIVGVGLLGGSLGQALRQRRLAERVVGCVRRRASIAECRRVGAVDEATTDFAAGVAGADLVVLCTPIAQMPFVLEPLIPHLRPGAIITDVGSVKGEVVRQLEPIAARARAHFVGSHPMAGSEKMGVSAARPDLYSGAVCVVTPTPKSNRRAVRAVTELWAGLDARVLKLAPAVHDQLVARSSHLPHLLACQLVNYTLGHSAAAQPLLCATGFRDTTRIASGSPEMWRDIAVTNRTNLARSLREFMTELRRLQRAVQAGDEKALADFFDLAKQRRDAWCNRAGHTSPE